GCCTCAATGACCGCCGCCATCGATATCAAGGACACCGGCATCGATCCCGCCTCTCTCCCGCCGGAAATCCGTGCCCGCACCGAGGCCACGCGTCCGCCGGGTGCCTATGCCAAGGCTCTGGCTGAGCGCGGCGAAACGAAGAAAACGGCAAGAGATAAATAACATATTGCTCGCCGATTCTTCAACCAGACCAACCGCCACATCTCCATAATCATGACAAAATCCAGACTCCTCTTCGGCGTCTTTTCCGGCATCCTCGCATCGACCATCGCCTCGACGGCACTCTACGCCCAGGCCAACATCGGCGCCGGCGAAGGCCATGAGGAGGCCACCACACCCGCCGGACGCCGCACGCCCGACCCTGGCGTCACCGTGAGGCAGCTTACCGGCGGTCCGCGCAATCACTATTTCGGCTACATCGGCCAGTGCCGCACCATCCCATGGAACGATACCGGTCGCTACATCCTCTGCCTCGAGACACTCATCCAGGACCGTCTTCCCGAGGCCGGCGACCCCGCCGGTGTCTGCCTTTATGACACCACCACCGGCCAACTGCGCGTCGTTGACCAAACTCGCGGCTGGAATCCGCAGCAGGGCACGATGTTTTATTGGAATCCCGAGCATCCCGAGACGCAGTTTTTTTTCAACGATCGCGATGTGAAGACCGGCAAAATCTTCACCGTGCTCTATGACATCACCGCCGGGCTCGACGGCAAAGGAGGCCGCATCCGCGAATACTGTTTCGACGGCTGTCCCGTGGCCAATGGAGGCGTCGCACAAAATGGCCGATACTTTTTCGCCATCAACTACGCCCGTATGGCCCGCCTGCGCCCCGTCACCGGTTATAAGGGCGCGACCGACTGGACGGACGGCGTCGCCGCGCCTGAGGACGACGGCATCCATCGTGTCGATATCAACACCGGCGAACGCAAGCTCATCGTTTCCTTCGCCCGACTCCGCGAGGCCATCCGCCCCATGGACCCGAAGCGCATCGACACGCGTCACCTCTTTATCAACCACACCTTGGCCAACCGCAACAACGACCTCATCTACTTCTTCTGTCGCGCTGACTTCGAGACCGAGCCGCAGACGCGAATCAACGTTCCCTTCACCGTGCGTCAGGACGGCACGGGCCTTACCGCGCACAGCATTTTCATCGGCGGTCATCCCGACTGGGATTCCGGCGCATACATGATCGGTTCGAACAGCGACAAACAGGTCATCTACGACACTGCCACGAAGAAAATCATCGGTGACCTCGGCGGCAACGAACTCTACACTGACACCGAAGGCGACATATCCGTCTCGCCCAACGGCCGCTGGTTCGTCAACGGCGACCGCATTGGAAAATATAATTATTATATATTCCTCGACCGCAAGACCGGCCGCACTCTCAAGTCCCCCGGCGTTTACATGGCCGACTGGACCATCAAATGGGGCGCGCTCCGTCTTGACCCCGCACCCGCGTGGAATCGCGAGAGCAACGCCATTGTCGTCCCCGGTATCGCAGGGGACGACACCCGACAGATGTTCATGATTTCCCTGCCCGACTAAACCTGATATTTTATGTAATATTTGGAAACAATCCCCGACAAGATCGATCTCTCCGAGGCCACCACAACCATGTATCAGCATGAAGCATTTCTCATTATACACACTCATCTTCTCTGCGTTTTTTTCCCTCGCCTCCCACGCGCAGGGCATCTCCAGCAAACCGCTCAAAGACGCCGCCCTGCGCTCAGCAGATCCCGGCGTGGCGGTCCGCCAGATAACCCAAGGGCCCGCCAATCACTATTTCGGCTACATCGGCCAGTGCCGCACCATCCCATGGAACGATACCGGTCGCTACATCCTCTGCCTCGAAACACAATTCCAGGACCGCCTCCCCGACGCCGGTGATGCCGCCGGTGTTTGCCTCATCGATACGCGCGACTATAGTATTCGAGTTCTAGATGCCACTCGCGGCTGGAATCCGCAGCAGGGCACGATGTTTTATTGGAATCCCGAGCATCCCGAGACGCAGTTTTTTTTTAACGACCGCGATGTGAAGACCGGCAAAATCTTCACCGTGCTCTATGACATCACCGCCGGGCCCGACGGCAAAGGCGGCCGCATCCGCGAATACCGTTTCGACCACTGCGCCGTGGCCAACGGCGGCATCGCGCAAAACGGTGGCTACTTCCTCGCCATCAACTACGCCCGCATGGCCCGCCTGCGCCCCGTCACCGGCTATAACGGCGCGCACGACTGGACGGACGGCGTCGCCGCACCCGAGGATGATGGCATTTACCGCGTCGATATCGAGACCGGCGGACGCAGGCTTCTCGTTTCCTTTGCCCAGCTCCGCGAAAAACTCCGCCCGCTCGACCCGGAGCGCATCGACTCGCGCCACCTGTTCATCAACCACACCCTCAACAACCGCAACAATGACCTTGTCTATTTTTACTGCCGCGCCGATTTCGAAACTGAGAAACCCGGTTCGCGCATCAATGCCCCCTTCTCCATGCGTCCCGACGGTAGCGAGCTCATGTTGCATGAAACCTACATCGGAGGCCATCCCGACTGGGACATGGACGGCTGCATGATTGGCGCCATCAAGGACAGCCTCATCCGCTATGACGTGCGCGCTCGCAAGGTCGTCGCCGAACTCGGCGGACCCGGGCTGTTCATTTCACCTGGCGGCGACACCGCAGTCTCGCCTGACGGACGCTGGCTTGTGAACGGTTCGCGCATCAGTGAATACAATCATTATATGTTCCTGGATCGCAAAACCGGCCGCAGCTTCAAGTCCCCCGGCATCTGGCTTTCCGTGTGGTCCACCGGCAAGGCCGGTGCGCTCCGCCTCGACGCTTCGCCCGCATGGAATCGCGAGGGCAATGCAGTCGTCGTTCCCGGCATAGCGGAGGACGGCACCCGCCAGATGTTTCTCATCAGCCTGCCGGACTGATTCATATTATATAATCAGACACAATCACCTTTCCCATCATGAAAAATACCACCCCCTCAAACCATATAAAATTCGCTGCGATGCTTGCGCTCGCAGCCTCATCCGTGACCGCGCTGCTCGCCGACGGTCCGTTTCGCAATCGCGATAATCCTGCGCCCTATGATATTTCCGAAGGAGGCTATCCCGTTCCTTATCAAATGCCGCAAAAGGCCGAAATCATCGATCTGCTCGTCCGCGTCCGTGATTATCTCGATCAGGCCTGCGTCACCCGCGTCATCGATACCAGGACCGGCGACCAGATTCTTGATAAGAACACCATCATCAAGACCGCGGTCATGGAGCGTGGCGAGGCTGGCTCGCACAGCGTGTTTGATTACACCATGGGCGTCACCCATTCCGGCATGCTCCAGTGCGCCGAGGTCACCGGAGACAAAAAATTCCGCGACTTCACCGCACGCCACATGGCCTTCATCCACGACTGGCTGCCCTACTTCAAGGCACAGCACGACAAATTTGGAAAGCCCGTCCTCATCAAACAAAACGGATTCCGCAATATCATCGAACCCGATTCGCTCGACTCGTGCGGAGCGATGTGCGCCGCGCTTATCAAGGCCCGCATGGCTGGTGTCGATTCCGACTTGAAGGAGGTCATCGACCGCTGGAGCCACTACATCAGCAAGGAGCAAATGCGTCTCAAGGACGGCACCCTCGCGCGCAAGCGCCCGCAACCCGAGTCGCTCTGGAGCGACGATTTCTACATGAGCATTCCCGCCCTCGCGCAAATGGGTCGTATGACTGGTGACAAGTCCTGGTATGACGACGCGGCGAAACAAGTCGTGCAGATGTCCCGGCGCCTCTTCAACGAGAATACCGGCCTCTATGCCCACGGCTGGAATTCCAACCAGCCCGACAATCCCTGCTTCTACTGGAGCCGAGCCAACGGATGGGTCATGATGGCGACCATCGAGCTGCTCGACGTGCTACCCGAAACCCATCCGCAACGCGATGCCATTCTCGACTACCTGCGCAAACACATCTATGCGATCGCCACGCTTCAGTCCGGCACCGGCATGTGGCACCAGATGCTCGACAAGGCCGAAACCTTCGAGGAAACCTCCGGCACCGCGATGTTTGTATACAGCATTTACCGCGCGATAAACAAAGGGTGGATCAGCCCCGTGACCTACGGCTCGATCGCGCAGGCCGGCTGGATTGGCCTGAGCCAGAAGGTAAACCGCCGCGGCCAGCTTGAGGACACCTGCGTGGGCACGACCTTTGCCAGCGACAATGTATATTATTACAATCGACCCCGCAGTCCTTACGCCACCCACGCCTACGGCGCGTTTCTCCTTGCCGGGTCGGAAATGATAAGGGCGATGGAAAACCCGACCATCGACATCCAATACAAAACTCGCACCTATCATTACGTGCCGAAAAAGAAATAACGCCAAAACGGGCGCATCATTCCCGTCAAGCAGGGGCTTTGCAAGCGGAGCCCTTGCTTGGCGCTTCATCTTGTTATTTCCGCCCCATGCATTGCTTCGCTCCATATATTAAAGTCACGCTTCTCGCGGGCGGGTTGTCTCTGTTGTGTTCATGCGCACCCGCCGACGTCCCGTTCACAAAC
This genomic stretch from Termitidicoccus mucosus harbors:
- a CDS encoding glycoside hydrolase family 88/105 protein gives rise to the protein MKNTTPSNHIKFAAMLALAASSVTALLADGPFRNRDNPAPYDISEGGYPVPYQMPQKAEIIDLLVRVRDYLDQACVTRVIDTRTGDQILDKNTIIKTAVMERGEAGSHSVFDYTMGVTHSGMLQCAEVTGDKKFRDFTARHMAFIHDWLPYFKAQHDKFGKPVLIKQNGFRNIIEPDSLDSCGAMCAALIKARMAGVDSDLKEVIDRWSHYISKEQMRLKDGTLARKRPQPESLWSDDFYMSIPALAQMGRMTGDKSWYDDAAKQVVQMSRRLFNENTGLYAHGWNSNQPDNPCFYWSRANGWVMMATIELLDVLPETHPQRDAILDYLRKHIYAIATLQSGTGMWHQMLDKAETFEETSGTAMFVYSIYRAINKGWISPVTYGSIAQAGWIGLSQKVNRRGQLEDTCVGTTFASDNVYYYNRPRSPYATHAYGAFLLAGSEMIRAMENPTIDIQYKTRTYHYVPKKK